One part of the Hydra vulgaris chromosome 01, alternate assembly HydraT2T_AEP genome encodes these proteins:
- the LOC100197364 gene encoding homologous-pairing protein 2 homolog encodes MDKKSPKSVILEYLQQQNRPYSAIDVFNNLHKELGKTVVVKTLETLAEEKKIIEKTYGKQKIYSPIQNENECHDENQLKSLDILIADLQEKVSILQQESKQLEGQLANFKNQLTTDEAKVKIQYLEKENTSLKEKIFTLKNNKNSVTKEDFKKIQSKKDLATTFWRKRKRMANDILDTILEGYPKSKKELLDETGLETDEDVGVVMNK; translated from the coding sequence atggATAAAAAATCACCGAAGTCAGTCATTTTGGAATATTTACAACAGCAAAACCGACCTTATAGTGCAATTGATGTCTTTAATAATCTTCACAAAGAATTAGGTAAAACAGTTGTTGTAAAAACTCTTGAAACATTAgctgaggaaaaaaaaattatagaaaaaacttatggcaaacaaaaaatttattcaccAATTCAAAATGAAAACGAATGTCATGACGAAAATCAACTGAAGTCCCTTGATATATTGATAGCAGATTTACAAGAAAAGGTTTCTATTCTTCAACAAGAATCTAAGCAGCTTGAAGGACAATtagcaaactttaaaaatcagtTAACAACTGATGAAGCAAAGGTCAAAATTCAATATTTAGAAAAGGAGAATACATCGCTTAAAgagaaaatatttactttaaaaaataataaaaattcagtgACAAAagaagatttcaaaaaaattcaatcaaaaaaagatttagcaaCAACATTTTGGAGAAAAAGGAAAAGAATGGCTAATGATATTTTGGATACAATTCTTGAAGGATATCCAAAGTCTAAAAAAGAACTTCTTGATGAGACTGGGTTGGAAACAGATGAGGATGTTGGCGTTGTAATGAACAAATAG